CTACCGCCTGAACCTGTCGCAGGACCCGCCGCGCCTGTGGGTGGTGATGCGCCCCGGTGCTGACGGCGAGGAACTGGTGCCCTTCACCGTCACCGCGTCGGCCCATGAAGGGGAGGGCTATCAGGTTGGGGCCGACGTGGTGGAGACGGTGCCGATGCCGGCGGAGGTGATCGCGCTGGTCCGCGATTTCGTCGAGCAGCATCATGTCGACGTCCCCTTCCACAAGCGCGAGCGCAAGCGCTATTTCGAGAAGGAGGACCGTCGGCAGTGAGCGACGAAGCCTTCCTGTCGCGCTGGTCGCGCCTGAAACGCACGGCGGTCAAGCCGGAGCCGGCACCGGTCGAGGTGCCGCCGATCGAAGAGACTGCGGAGCTTCCCGTCGCCGTCACCGAGGACATCCCGGTCGATTCCGCCCAGCCGGATGCTGAACCCGAAGACCCGTTGAAAGACCTCCCGCCGATCGAGGAACTGACCAGCGAGTCCGACTTCACCCCCTTCCTGCGCGCCGAGGTGCCGGAGGATCTGCACCGTCAGGCCCTGCGCAAGCTGTGGACCTCCGATCCGGTTTATGCCAACGACGACGGGTTGAAGGACTACGCCGACGATTACGCCAGCCTGTTCACCGGCAGCGTCCCGGTGAAGACCCTCTACCGCGTCGGCAAGGGTTTCCTCGACACGTTGGACGAGGTGGCGGAGCAAGGCGGGCCCTCTCCCGTACCGAGAGAGGGAGGGGACCCGCAAAGCGGGGAGGGTGAGGGGCAGTCCAAGAGTCCTGAACCTGCCTGATCCTTGCGCCACCCCTCACCCTTCCCACCGCTTCGCGGCGGGTCCCTTCCCTCTCCCGGGGCGGGAGAGGGACCTTTCCTCCTCGCAAAACGACTTTCAAATTGCGACGGATTGTCGCGCTGAATTGGCCGCCTTCAAAACAAAGGGGCGCTCTGATGGCGCGAACATAGCGCGACGATAAAGTTTCATTTGTTCTCTCTTCCGGGCGCGTCCTTAGTTGACAAATGGACAGGTTCAGTCCTTCTATTATCCATCTGGAGAATGCTAAGCCACTGTAAGGCAAAGGCTTTTCGCAGGTGCATCAAAAGGGGTGCAGGGCCTTGGGTCCAAATACGGCGCGCGGTGGGACCGTGAACGCCGACGCATCCGTCTTGTGTCCGAGAG
The Azospirillum sp. TSA2s DNA segment above includes these coding regions:
- a CDS encoding DUF3306 domain-containing protein: MSDEAFLSRWSRLKRTAVKPEPAPVEVPPIEETAELPVAVTEDIPVDSAQPDAEPEDPLKDLPPIEELTSESDFTPFLRAEVPEDLHRQALRKLWTSDPVYANDDGLKDYADDYASLFTGSVPVKTLYRVGKGFLDTLDEVAEQGGPSPVPREGGDPQSGEGEGQSKSPEPA
- a CDS encoding DUF3305 domain-containing protein, coding for MTEQPASQSLERIETMPLGIVVERRRGVTAWADWSWRPVSVIPGAGPVDPPGRLLMEGEGWTHSHAATLTLELFRTDTEGYRLNLSQDPPRLWVVMRPGADGEELVPFTVTASAHEGEGYQVGADVVETVPMPAEVIALVRDFVEQHHVDVPFHKRERKRYFEKEDRRQ